The Chryseobacterium phocaeense genome includes the window TAATGTCCAATAAAGCAGTATTGCAGGCGGCTCTTCAGATCCATTCCGTAGAGGCAAGACACGCCTCACAGGTGAGAAGAATGAGGGCCAATAAAGGCTGGATAGAACTTGCCGATGGCGGAAGTATGCCAGCTGCAACCAATCCTGTGTATGCCGGAGAAGGTAATGTGGATCAGGCCGGATTCAATACCGCTAATGCTTTCGGGGCTGCCGCAGGATCGGCCGCTTATGATGAAATTTTAACAGGAACAGAAGCCCAGGCTATTGCAGGGCTCTTTATTGTCTGAAAAGTGATTTTATATTTTGGTGTGAATCCTATCCTTAGAACATGTCTGGGGATAGGATTTTTTTATATTCCTTCAAATAGATACAGATAGAAAATTTATAAAGTAGAAGCCCTCTGCACCAAGACCGCATCCATTAAAACCGTTCTGCCGGGTGCCGAACGGTCTTTTATTTTTTCCAGCATCAGTTCTGCCGCAGCTTCACCCATGGCAACCAAAGGCTGCTGTACACTGGTAAGCTGGGGATAAACAATTGTTGAGAGTTCAGTTCCCGAAAAGCTGGCCACGGCCACATCATCTGGTATTTTTATGTTATGTTCAAGAAGAGCATTCATCGCTCCGATGGCTAAAGTATCACTGAAAGCAAAAATACTGTCGAATTCCACCTTTCTTCGCAGCAACTGCTGTACTGCATCTTTTCCATGTTCAAAGGACATTCCTTCCGTTTTGATGATCAGGTTTTCGTCAGCCAGATTGTATTTGGTGAGAATACGTTTATAGCCGTTAGCCCTTTCTACGGCATTCCGGATGGTAGACGGTCCCATAATGTGGGCAATTCTTTTTCTTCCCGTTTTAATCAGGTATTCTACAAGCAGTGAGGAGCTGATATAATCATCCACCACCACTTTGGAAACATCCAGCGATTTATCCGGAATTCTGTCAAAGAATACCAATGGTGTTCCCTGGGTCATCATCTGCCGGTACACATCATTATTATAGGTTTCATGGCAGACATTGATAATGATTCCGTCTACATTGAAATCTTCCAGCAATTGCAGGTTTTTTCTTTCAATAAGAGGATTCTCATCAGATTGGGTAATCACCAGCCTGTAACCGAGAGGGTAAAGCACATGCTGAATCCCCTCAAGAACCTTTGCCGAAAACGGAGTGATCATCTCCGGAACCACAACCCCTATTGTTTTTGACTGCCCTGACTTTAAATTCAATGCCGTCAGGTTGGGTTTATAGCCTAATTGATCAGCAGCATCCAGCACCCGTTTCCTTGTTTCCAGGTTCACATTTTTATCATCAAGGAGCGCTCTGGAGATCGTAGAGGTAGATAATGACAAAAATTTGGCGAGGTCTTTAATCGTAATACGTTTCATCAGCCTGGGTTTTTGGGCTAAAATTAATAAAAAAATAGGCAATTGGGAACGTTCCCTGAGTTTTGGGAACGTTCTCAATGTAAATTATATAAAAAATAGTATTGATGAACGGAATGTTAATATAGTTTTAACGGATTGACTAACATATTAATAATCTTTTATCTATGAAGACCGTTTCTTATCACTATGATGTCCAAAAAATAAAAACCGGAATTGTGCACATTGGTGTGGGAAATTTCCACCGTGCCCATCAGCAGTTTTATACCCATAAAATATTAGAGTCAGAAGATCAGCAGGAATGGGGGATCTGTGGAATCTGCTTACTGCCTTCAGATGAAAAAATAGTTAAGAATTTAAAAGCTCAGAACCTGGAATATTCTCTTACCGTATGCGGAAGAGACGGAAATGATGAGGTTTACAGGATAGGATCGCTTCGGGAACTGATCTGGGGAACAGAAGATCCGGAAGCCGTGATGGAGAAAATTGCAGACGGTTCGGTAAAAATCATCACCTTAACGATCACAGAGGGCGGCTATAATCTGGATAAGGAAACCGGAGCTTTTATTTTGGATGATGAGAACATTCAGCATGATTTAAAAACATCCGGAACTCCTTCAACAGTATTCGGATTTGTGACGGAAGGACTTCGCCGGAGAAAACTTAAAAATAACGGAGGGATTACCGTGCTTTCCTGTGATAACCTGCAGCACAACGGTAATACCGCTAAAAAAGCATTTACCACTTTCATAGAAGCTAAGGATAAAGAGCTTGTGGAATGGGTGAATGCCAATGTTACATTTCCCAACAGCATGGTAGACCGCATCACACCGGCGGTAACCCCGGAAGATGTGCAACGGCTTAATGAAAAAAGCGACCTGAAGGATCTGGCTCCTGTATATTGTGAAGATTTTGCACAATGGGTCATCGAGGATGATTTTATTGCAGGCAGACCTGCGTGGGAAAGGGCAGGAGTAGAGTTTACGGATGATGTCACTGCTTTTGAAAACATGAAACTGAGCCTTCTGAATGCTTCCCATACCTTACTCTCTTACCCTTCTTTCCTTATGGGGTACCGGAAAGTAGACCAAGCCATAGAAGATCAAAATGTGGTGAAATTCATCCGCAATTTTATGGATATGGATATCACGCCTCTGGTTCCCGCTCCGAAGAATACTAATCTGGAAGACTATAAAAAAACACTTCTCGAAAGATTTTCCAACCACAGTGTCAGCGACCAGGTAAGCAGGCTGTGCTTTGACGGAATGTCAAAATTCCCGGTATATATTATTCCTAATCTGTCCATAATGATCAAGGCAGGAATGGATCTTACCCGGCCGGCCTTTCTGATTGCTTCCTACAGACATTATCTCAAATATAAAACAGACGATCAGGGGCATTCCTATGAAATTGGAGAGCCCTGGCTGACTGCTGAAGATCAGAAACTGATTGAGGACGAAGATCCTGCTGCTTTTTTGAGCGTATCCGCTTTGAAAGGAACTGACTTGAAAACCTCAGCAGCGTTTGTTGACTTATTTGGTCGGTTTGTCCATCAGATTAAAAATGAGGGAACCGGTTCTGCTCTAAAATCAATCCTAAAATAATTTCGCCATGATCATGAATTCTGAACCCCAGCCAATGGGCACAAAATCCAATAATGCGATTCTGCCGTTTGTTATCATTACCTTCATTTATTTTATTGTGGGTTTTTTAACCACAGTGAATGAGCAGCTGCAGGCCCCTTTGAAATTTACCTTCCTCAGTCATGCGGGAGGGCTGAAAAACACATTTACAACATTAATTTCCTTTTTCTTCTTTCTGGGCTATCTTCTGAACGGAACCTTGGGGAGTAAGTGGGTTAACACTTTCGGGTATAAAAATACTATTCTGAGAGGCCTTTTCTTTATGATCTCCGGACTGTTTATGTACCTGTGTTCTTCCTGGGTCGGGTATCAGTATCCGGAATTGAAGTTCAGTATCAAAGATGCGGTGATTCCTTTCGGATTTGTAATTTTTGTGGTAGGATCTTACCTGATGGGAACATCGGCGGCCATTATCCAGGTG containing:
- a CDS encoding LacI family DNA-binding transcriptional regulator, producing the protein MKRITIKDLAKFLSLSTSTISRALLDDKNVNLETRKRVLDAADQLGYKPNLTALNLKSGQSKTIGVVVPEMITPFSAKVLEGIQHVLYPLGYRLVITQSDENPLIERKNLQLLEDFNVDGIIINVCHETYNNDVYRQMMTQGTPLVFFDRIPDKSLDVSKVVVDDYISSSLLVEYLIKTGRKRIAHIMGPSTIRNAVERANGYKRILTKYNLADENLIIKTEGMSFEHGKDAVQQLLRRKVEFDSIFAFSDTLAIGAMNALLEHNIKIPDDVAVASFSGTELSTIVYPQLTSVQQPLVAMGEAAAELMLEKIKDRSAPGRTVLMDAVLVQRASTL
- a CDS encoding mannitol dehydrogenase family protein — encoded protein: MKTVSYHYDVQKIKTGIVHIGVGNFHRAHQQFYTHKILESEDQQEWGICGICLLPSDEKIVKNLKAQNLEYSLTVCGRDGNDEVYRIGSLRELIWGTEDPEAVMEKIADGSVKIITLTITEGGYNLDKETGAFILDDENIQHDLKTSGTPSTVFGFVTEGLRRRKLKNNGGITVLSCDNLQHNGNTAKKAFTTFIEAKDKELVEWVNANVTFPNSMVDRITPAVTPEDVQRLNEKSDLKDLAPVYCEDFAQWVIEDDFIAGRPAWERAGVEFTDDVTAFENMKLSLLNASHTLLSYPSFLMGYRKVDQAIEDQNVVKFIRNFMDMDITPLVPAPKNTNLEDYKKTLLERFSNHSVSDQVSRLCFDGMSKFPVYIIPNLSIMIKAGMDLTRPAFLIASYRHYLKYKTDDQGHSYEIGEPWLTAEDQKLIEDEDPAAFLSVSALKGTDLKTSAAFVDLFGRFVHQIKNEGTGSALKSILK